In one Pyxidicoccus xibeiensis genomic region, the following are encoded:
- a CDS encoding single stranded DNA-binding domain-containing protein codes for MKRLMLLSALAMAGCYTEETSQPQGIASFKVEVTGLTNAQGAPLPVVTACAVQYGSQAAVPAEVRGTEECRYIVPLVASDIALDITALDQKGQPLESFNGPVSFRVVPGNLSRGEYEYRWTTLTDGRGTGTVRAGQLYGKVNVWVQDEAPEVDYQNGVVVPGKLPTEPATRTLATGLSKPLMFEEPTIALVQTPQRGNDPTLTSSQKQLSAYNGTFMSIGRAPESGAVLRQNCVDGDPNANALMTLLVTGIDPGGFFVTDVTACRVRENGVPGANTQTAEPDGYFPGRFNSIYIYNYSFPEALDPGDLLWGVTGSVQEFTSTTQLTFPSWIVREHVRLLPQTEWDKYLKLVQPVEINNRLCGYGRSPYIADPLCGLSYINYKLESLESSLVKVRRVTFPRVFHNCDTNGDGQVPIFCQTLAGTWGGCGDEDSPNLDVTERQCNIDCAVGTGPFTGQLCTERNTFETFGQFSVAMNPTGAAEASLDASVPGRISRVTAEVTWKESSGFEPGQEVHVWCDKAANLRFGGITLPETDNVPLAARTLYAHTLRASEAFVWVSPQTPANGAVTCQVAMNARTRINVVTKDAAPDLVVDCREDDPDAERARQCRFLRGATFDITGHLRQVSAARPRWMVLPRDQDDLCCHPGPGLECPRPIKPCANP; via the coding sequence ATGAAGCGACTGATGCTCCTGTCGGCCCTCGCCATGGCCGGCTGCTATACCGAGGAAACCTCGCAGCCCCAGGGCATTGCCTCCTTCAAGGTGGAGGTGACGGGTCTCACCAACGCCCAGGGCGCGCCGCTGCCGGTCGTCACCGCCTGCGCCGTGCAATATGGCTCGCAGGCGGCCGTGCCCGCGGAGGTGCGGGGCACCGAGGAGTGCCGCTACATCGTCCCGCTCGTGGCGTCGGACATCGCCCTGGACATCACCGCGCTGGACCAGAAGGGCCAGCCGCTGGAGTCCTTCAACGGCCCGGTGTCCTTCCGCGTCGTGCCCGGCAATCTCAGCCGGGGTGAGTACGAGTACCGCTGGACGACGCTCACCGACGGCCGGGGCACCGGCACCGTCCGTGCCGGTCAGCTCTACGGCAAGGTGAACGTGTGGGTCCAGGACGAGGCACCCGAGGTGGACTACCAGAATGGCGTGGTGGTCCCCGGCAAGCTCCCGACGGAGCCCGCCACGCGGACGCTGGCCACCGGCCTGTCCAAGCCCCTCATGTTCGAGGAGCCCACCATCGCCCTGGTGCAGACGCCGCAGCGAGGCAATGACCCCACCCTGACGTCGAGCCAGAAGCAGCTCAGTGCCTACAACGGCACCTTCATGTCCATCGGCCGGGCCCCCGAGTCCGGGGCGGTGCTGCGGCAGAACTGCGTGGATGGCGACCCCAACGCCAATGCGCTCATGACGCTGCTGGTGACGGGCATCGACCCGGGCGGCTTCTTCGTGACGGACGTGACGGCCTGCCGGGTGAGGGAGAACGGCGTGCCTGGCGCCAACACCCAGACGGCGGAGCCGGACGGCTACTTCCCGGGCCGCTTCAACTCCATCTACATCTACAACTACTCCTTCCCGGAGGCGCTGGACCCGGGCGACCTGCTGTGGGGCGTGACGGGCTCGGTGCAGGAGTTCACCTCCACCACGCAGCTCACCTTCCCGTCGTGGATCGTCCGCGAGCACGTCCGCCTGCTTCCGCAGACCGAGTGGGACAAGTACCTGAAGCTCGTCCAGCCCGTGGAAATCAACAACCGGCTGTGCGGGTACGGCAGATCGCCTTACATCGCGGATCCGCTGTGCGGCCTCAGCTACATCAACTACAAGCTGGAGAGCCTGGAGTCGTCGCTGGTCAAGGTCCGCCGGGTGACGTTCCCCCGCGTCTTCCACAACTGCGACACCAACGGTGACGGCCAGGTGCCCATCTTCTGCCAGACGCTCGCCGGCACGTGGGGAGGCTGCGGCGACGAGGACTCGCCCAACCTGGATGTCACCGAGCGCCAGTGCAACATCGACTGCGCGGTGGGCACCGGCCCGTTCACCGGCCAGCTGTGCACCGAGCGCAACACCTTCGAGACCTTCGGCCAGTTCTCGGTGGCGATGAACCCCACCGGCGCGGCCGAGGCCAGCCTGGACGCCTCCGTGCCCGGCCGCATCTCCCGCGTCACCGCGGAGGTGACGTGGAAGGAGTCCAGCGGGTTCGAGCCCGGCCAGGAGGTGCACGTCTGGTGTGACAAGGCCGCGAACCTGCGCTTCGGTGGCATCACCCTGCCCGAGACGGACAACGTGCCGCTGGCCGCGAGGACCCTGTACGCGCACACCCTGCGCGCCTCCGAGGCCTTCGTGTGGGTGTCGCCGCAGACGCCGGCCAACGGCGCCGTCACCTGCCAGGTGGCCATGAACGCGCGCACCCGCATCAACGTGGTGACGAAGGACGCGGCACCGGACCTGGTGGTGGACTGCCGCGAGGACGACCCGGACGCGGAGCGCGCCCGGCAGTGCCGCTTCCTGCGCGGTGCCACGTTCGACATCACCGGCCACCTGCGGCAGGTCAGCGCCGCCCGGCCGCGGTGGATGGTGCTCCCCCGCGACCAGGACGACCTCTGCTGCCACCCGGGGCCGGGCCTGGAGTGCCCGCGTCCCATCAAGCCGTGCGCCAACCCGTAG
- a CDS encoding GspE/PulE family protein, with protein MAQAVSGSGGVPSRSRDDFTTLFVLEALVGQGLLTPQQAQEVLAREPAARARVLKAQGATGGKEAARYDVSPVEVVAAFQVALPNGRGVLDEDRVTEAAARAAGITYRKIDPLKLDMALATRTVSRPYAQKHVLLPLERTEQGRLQVAVANPFDRELFDNFHRLTGVPVEPVLSAKADILRSIAHIYGFNKTLARAADDFGGATAGAQVSNFEQLVSLSGTQELEASDKPVVQAVDYLLRYAFDNRASDIHLEPKRGTSMVRLRIDGVLHPVYTLPAQVHAPIVSRVKMLARIDISEKRRPQDGRIKTERDGREVELRVSTLPTAFGEKVVIRIFDPETLVQDIAQLGFEQDEKGAFESWIDRPHGLILVTGPTGSGKTTTLYSALKALAGPDVNVTTIEDPIEMVWDAFNQVQVQPKAGLDFAGALRHILRQDPDVIMVGEIRDPETAENAIQAALTGHLVLSTLHTNDALGAVARMRDLGVPSFLLAQSLLGVMAQRLLRRVCSHCAEETTLTPDQLLALQAPLPLLPGGVRILKGAGCVRCRGTGYVGRTGVFEIVTSGGELRDLIAREAPYDRLVDAARRSGMRTLREAAARKLAQGLTAFDEVVRMTSA; from the coding sequence GTGGCACAGGCAGTGAGCGGCTCGGGCGGTGTCCCCTCGAGGAGCCGGGACGACTTCACCACGCTGTTCGTGCTGGAGGCGCTCGTCGGCCAGGGCCTGCTGACGCCACAGCAGGCGCAGGAGGTGCTCGCCCGCGAGCCCGCCGCGCGCGCCCGCGTCCTCAAGGCGCAGGGGGCCACCGGTGGCAAGGAGGCGGCGCGCTATGACGTGTCGCCGGTGGAGGTGGTGGCCGCCTTCCAGGTGGCCCTGCCCAACGGCCGGGGCGTGCTGGACGAGGACCGCGTCACCGAGGCCGCCGCGCGCGCCGCGGGCATCACCTACCGGAAGATAGACCCGCTGAAGCTGGACATGGCGCTGGCCACGCGCACGGTGTCCAGGCCCTACGCGCAGAAGCACGTGCTGCTGCCGCTGGAGCGCACCGAGCAGGGGCGGCTGCAGGTGGCGGTGGCCAACCCGTTCGACCGGGAGCTGTTCGACAACTTCCACCGGCTCACCGGGGTGCCCGTGGAGCCGGTGCTGAGCGCCAAGGCGGACATCCTCCGCTCCATCGCCCACATCTACGGCTTCAACAAGACGCTGGCGCGCGCGGCGGACGACTTCGGCGGCGCCACCGCCGGGGCCCAGGTCTCCAACTTCGAGCAGCTCGTCTCGCTCAGCGGCACCCAGGAGCTGGAGGCCTCCGACAAGCCGGTGGTGCAGGCGGTGGACTACCTCTTGCGCTACGCGTTCGACAACCGCGCCTCGGACATCCACCTGGAGCCCAAGCGCGGCACGAGCATGGTGCGGCTGCGCATCGACGGGGTGCTGCACCCGGTGTACACGCTGCCGGCGCAGGTGCATGCGCCCATCGTCTCGCGCGTGAAGATGCTGGCGCGCATCGACATCTCCGAGAAGCGCCGGCCCCAGGACGGCCGCATCAAGACGGAGCGCGACGGGCGCGAGGTGGAGCTGCGCGTCTCCACGCTGCCCACGGCCTTCGGCGAGAAGGTCGTCATCCGCATCTTCGACCCGGAGACGCTGGTGCAGGACATCGCCCAGCTCGGCTTCGAGCAGGACGAGAAGGGCGCCTTCGAGTCGTGGATAGACAGGCCCCACGGCCTCATCCTCGTCACCGGCCCCACCGGCAGCGGCAAGACGACGACGCTCTACTCCGCCCTCAAGGCGCTGGCGGGCCCGGACGTCAACGTCACCACGATTGAAGACCCCATCGAGATGGTGTGGGACGCCTTCAACCAGGTGCAGGTGCAGCCCAAGGCGGGGCTCGACTTCGCGGGCGCGCTGCGCCACATCCTCCGCCAGGACCCGGACGTCATCATGGTGGGCGAGATTCGAGACCCGGAGACGGCGGAGAACGCCATCCAGGCCGCGCTCACCGGCCACCTCGTGCTGTCCACGCTGCACACCAACGACGCGCTGGGCGCGGTGGCGCGCATGCGGGACCTGGGCGTGCCGTCCTTCCTCCTGGCGCAGAGCCTGCTGGGCGTCATGGCCCAGCGCCTGCTGCGGCGGGTGTGCAGCCACTGCGCGGAGGAGACGACGCTCACCCCGGACCAGCTGCTGGCGCTCCAGGCGCCGCTGCCGCTGCTGCCCGGAGGGGTGCGCATCCTCAAGGGCGCCGGCTGCGTGCGCTGCCGCGGCACCGGCTACGTGGGCCGCACCGGCGTCTTCGAAATCGTCACCTCCGGCGGCGAGCTGCGAGACCTCATCGCCCGCGAGGCGCCCTACGACAGGCTGGTGGACGCGGCCCGCCGCTCCGGCATGCGCACCCTGCGCGAGGCCGCCGCGCGCAAGCTGGCCCAGGGCCTCACCGCCTTCGACGAGGTGGTGCGGATGACGTCCGCCTGA
- a CDS encoding zinc metalloprotease: MKRGLLRGVCALGLCMLSATAVAQPAGYSDLGYRVLNSNQDPLRYWVDARVPLPVGLDVAGVEAATRAAFQAWEDVSCAWPDFDFAGRATNGSPTPDVSDPADRFTVVPNWVTSRGDPRYDDTLNAGTRVGAAKPVTFGGYVYQCDIYLNAVDHRWSTATVTPAGAMDLQSILMREIGHCLGLGDIYDIYDESPVMYFELAAGVSKRQLARYDRDALCRFYPQAGAVGSPCGNNGTCSGGLTCVSAPSTTNKDVTLQVCARGCTGTTEGECPAPYVCRASSAVSGFTRACLPALPDSLTPVGQACDGSSGSCGTSAAGRCIPPTPLPSGGTTPSGFDRWDDGYCTESCSGPGTCPSGSECSDVEGQGRMCLKRCGSGTGDCRPGYACAPRPEGDVCVPGCYGDVDCSGSASSCRLCDRVCVTRQASGGQVGDPCSADTQCGTNQYCLKLNGNSQGVCAQPCALQACACPGGTTCRVVDGTGERACMRDCSQGSCVAPLQCSAVESNSAACLPACRSAQDCPPNMLCGGGACYDPKARPDAGTCTLCGDAGPPPPPPVDAGPGEGSVGGPGGCGCQGAPVSAAAFLGALVVVLLFAGRRRVWHRQ, from the coding sequence ATGAAGCGGGGTCTGCTGCGGGGCGTGTGCGCCCTCGGGCTGTGCATGCTGTCCGCGACGGCGGTGGCACAGCCGGCTGGGTACAGTGACCTGGGCTACCGGGTGCTCAATAGCAACCAGGACCCGCTGCGCTACTGGGTGGATGCCCGGGTGCCCCTGCCCGTGGGCCTCGACGTGGCCGGAGTGGAGGCCGCGACACGAGCCGCCTTCCAGGCCTGGGAGGACGTGAGCTGCGCCTGGCCCGACTTCGACTTCGCCGGCCGCGCCACCAACGGCTCGCCGACTCCCGACGTCAGCGACCCGGCGGACCGCTTCACCGTCGTGCCCAACTGGGTGACGAGCCGCGGAGACCCCCGCTACGACGACACGCTCAACGCGGGCACGCGCGTGGGCGCGGCGAAGCCGGTGACCTTCGGCGGCTACGTCTACCAGTGCGACATCTACCTCAACGCGGTGGACCACCGCTGGTCCACCGCGACGGTGACGCCCGCGGGCGCCATGGACCTGCAGAGCATCCTGATGCGGGAGATTGGCCACTGCCTCGGCCTGGGCGACATCTACGACATCTACGACGAGTCGCCGGTGATGTACTTCGAGCTCGCGGCTGGGGTGAGCAAGCGCCAGCTCGCACGGTATGACCGGGACGCGCTCTGCCGCTTCTATCCGCAGGCGGGCGCGGTGGGCTCACCGTGCGGCAACAATGGGACGTGCTCCGGCGGGCTGACGTGTGTGTCGGCGCCGTCGACCACCAACAAGGACGTCACCCTCCAGGTGTGCGCGAGGGGCTGCACGGGCACCACGGAAGGCGAGTGTCCGGCCCCGTATGTCTGCCGCGCGTCCAGCGCCGTCTCGGGCTTCACGCGGGCGTGCCTGCCGGCGCTGCCGGACTCCCTCACCCCGGTGGGCCAGGCCTGCGACGGGAGCTCGGGCAGCTGCGGCACCAGCGCGGCCGGGCGCTGCATCCCTCCCACGCCCCTGCCTTCGGGTGGCACCACGCCCAGCGGGTTCGACCGGTGGGACGACGGGTACTGCACCGAGTCGTGCAGCGGCCCCGGCACCTGCCCCAGCGGCTCGGAGTGCTCGGACGTGGAGGGCCAGGGCCGGATGTGCCTGAAGCGCTGCGGCTCCGGGACGGGCGACTGCCGCCCGGGCTACGCGTGCGCGCCCAGGCCCGAGGGCGACGTGTGTGTCCCCGGCTGCTACGGCGACGTGGACTGCTCGGGAAGCGCCTCGTCCTGCCGCCTCTGCGACCGCGTCTGCGTGACGCGCCAGGCCTCCGGCGGGCAGGTGGGGGACCCGTGCTCGGCGGACACCCAGTGCGGCACCAACCAGTACTGCCTGAAGCTCAACGGCAACTCGCAGGGCGTGTGCGCGCAGCCGTGCGCGCTGCAGGCCTGCGCCTGCCCCGGTGGCACCACCTGCCGCGTGGTGGACGGCACGGGCGAGCGGGCGTGCATGCGCGACTGCTCGCAGGGCTCGTGCGTGGCCCCCCTGCAGTGCAGCGCCGTGGAGAGCAACAGCGCGGCCTGCCTGCCCGCCTGCCGGTCCGCCCAGGACTGCCCGCCCAACATGCTCTGCGGCGGGGGCGCCTGTTACGATCCAAAGGCGCGCCCGGACGCGGGCACGTGCACGCTCTGCGGCGACGCGGGGCCTCCGCCTCCTCCGCCCGTGGACGCCGGCCCGGGTGAGGGCAGCGTGGGCGGGCCGGGAGGCTGTGGTTGCCAGGGCGCCCCGGTGTCCGCGGCGGCGTTCCTCGGTGCGCTGGTGGTGGTGCTGCTGTTCGCGGGAAGGAGACGGGTGTGGCACAGGCAGTGA
- a CDS encoding uroporphyrinogen-III synthase, protein MVTRPRERAEELCFLLEDEGAEVLSVPLLELRPPEDPRPLASAAEHIHRYRWVVFASPSAVEALMEAVREAGTVHLLNRVKVAAVGPRTARTAESFGLSVSAEPEEGTGLALFHAIRDTLQSGDEVLLPAAEEGRRELEDALREQGVLVTRVTAYRSTPAPLPPEALELLASSPPHVALFASPRTAEAFLEAVGRERLGPARVVAIGPTTAAALERLGLPAASVAERPTSEALVDAAVRAVRG, encoded by the coding sequence TTGGTGACGCGCCCGCGTGAGCGGGCCGAAGAGCTGTGCTTCCTCCTGGAGGACGAGGGCGCGGAGGTGCTCAGCGTCCCCCTCCTGGAGCTGCGGCCGCCGGAGGACCCGCGTCCGCTGGCCTCCGCCGCCGAGCACATCCACCGCTACCGCTGGGTGGTGTTCGCCAGCCCCTCCGCGGTGGAGGCGCTGATGGAGGCGGTGCGCGAGGCGGGCACGGTACACCTCTTGAACAGGGTGAAGGTGGCCGCGGTGGGCCCCCGCACCGCGCGCACGGCGGAGTCCTTCGGCCTGTCCGTCTCCGCGGAGCCCGAGGAGGGCACCGGCCTGGCGCTCTTCCACGCCATCCGCGACACGCTCCAGTCCGGCGATGAGGTGCTGCTGCCCGCCGCCGAGGAGGGGCGCCGTGAGCTGGAGGACGCGCTGCGCGAGCAGGGCGTGCTCGTCACCCGCGTGACGGCCTACCGCTCCACGCCCGCGCCGCTGCCGCCCGAGGCGCTGGAGCTGCTGGCGTCCTCGCCGCCGCACGTGGCGCTCTTCGCCTCGCCGCGCACGGCGGAGGCCTTCCTGGAGGCCGTGGGCCGCGAGCGGCTGGGCCCCGCGCGGGTGGTGGCCATCGGTCCCACCACGGCCGCGGCGCTGGAGCGGTTGGGGCTGCCCGCGGCCAGCGTCGCGGAGCGCCCCACATCCGAGGCGCTGGTGGATGCCGCGGTCCGGGCGGTTCGCGGCTAG
- the hemC gene encoding hydroxymethylbilane synthase, whose product MKAVRIATRQSPLALWQARHVGALLSAAHPGLEVALVELSTEGDRFLSAPLSAVGGKGLFVKEIEQALLDGRADLAVHSLKDMTSVLPEGLMLAAVPTREDPRDAFCGLDGVTLDTLPQGARVGTSSLRRSCILRSRRPDVEIVSLRGNVQTRLQKTRELGLAGALLAYAGLKRLGLEGVITQVLSTDVSLPAVGQGVLAIQCRTADTEVRRLLAPLEDATTRIAVSAERALLAKLEGGCTVPLAGHATVSGGTVHLRGLVGRPDGTRVISGEVRGPVERAPELGEALADDLLSRGAADILRDFARRAEARES is encoded by the coding sequence ATGAAGGCCGTGCGCATCGCCACCCGGCAGAGCCCGCTGGCGCTCTGGCAGGCGCGTCACGTGGGCGCGCTGCTGAGCGCGGCCCACCCTGGCCTGGAGGTGGCCCTGGTGGAGCTGTCCACCGAGGGAGACCGCTTCCTGTCCGCGCCGCTGTCCGCGGTGGGGGGCAAGGGCCTGTTCGTGAAGGAAATCGAGCAGGCGCTGCTCGACGGCCGCGCGGACCTCGCCGTGCACAGCCTCAAGGACATGACGTCCGTGCTGCCGGAGGGGCTCATGCTCGCGGCGGTGCCCACGCGCGAGGACCCGCGCGATGCCTTCTGCGGCCTGGACGGGGTGACGCTGGACACGCTGCCCCAGGGCGCGCGCGTCGGGACGTCCTCCCTGCGCCGCAGTTGCATCCTCCGCTCGCGGCGGCCGGACGTGGAAATCGTCAGCCTGCGCGGCAACGTGCAGACGCGCCTGCAGAAGACGCGGGAGCTGGGGCTGGCCGGCGCGCTGCTGGCGTACGCGGGCCTCAAGCGGCTGGGCCTGGAGGGCGTCATCACCCAGGTGCTGTCCACGGACGTCAGCCTGCCGGCGGTGGGGCAGGGCGTGCTGGCGATTCAGTGCCGCACCGCCGACACAGAGGTCCGCCGCCTGCTGGCGCCGCTGGAGGACGCCACGACCCGCATCGCCGTCTCGGCCGAGCGGGCGCTGCTGGCGAAGCTGGAGGGCGGCTGCACCGTGCCCCTGGCGGGCCATGCCACCGTGTCCGGAGGCACCGTGCACCTGCGCGGGCTGGTGGGCCGGCCGGACGGCACCCGCGTCATCTCCGGCGAGGTGCGAGGGCCCGTCGAGCGCGCCCCGGAGCTGGGCGAGGCGCTGGCGGACGACCTGCTGTCGCGTGGGGCGGCGGACATCCTGCGTGATTTCGCTCGCCGCGCGGAGGCCCGGGAGTCCTAG
- the hemA gene encoding glutamyl-tRNA reductase, whose translation MELICIGLSHRTAPLTVRERLALSEPRQVEVLQRLAQSPVEALWVSTCNRVEVYLSAPDLRVARERVVAELQGLGGPEALEHLYEHQGEAALVHLFRVAGSLDSMVLGEAQILGQVKDAFERGQGAGAVRGELTRACAAAFSCAKRVRTETAIGRASTSMAAAAVQLASKVFDGLGGKTVLVVGAGEMGELAARHLKQAGATKLFVTNRTLARAEALAADVGGTARPFEELFALLAAADVVVCSTASPVPIFTKENVGAVGRARRGRPLFMVDLAVPRDIDPGVGTLDWVHAYDVDDIQKFVADNAAARAEEAQKAGVLVAQEVARFVKERALREGTPVLARLRQRAEAIARAEVERTLGTLGDGLNDKQRKSIEAMGRAIVNKLLHEPTSRLRAVGPEGEGNRLAGAAAELFGLLEDEAADPSAASGGSHGSSNTVTQVMAAPQVATGAKR comes from the coding sequence ATGGAGCTCATCTGCATTGGCCTGTCCCACCGGACGGCGCCCCTGACGGTGCGTGAGCGCCTGGCCCTGTCCGAGCCGCGGCAGGTGGAGGTGCTCCAGCGGCTGGCGCAGTCCCCGGTGGAGGCGCTCTGGGTCTCCACCTGCAACCGCGTGGAGGTGTACCTGTCCGCGCCCGACCTGCGCGTGGCGCGCGAGCGCGTGGTGGCGGAGCTGCAGGGGCTGGGCGGGCCCGAGGCGCTGGAGCACCTGTACGAGCACCAGGGCGAGGCCGCGCTGGTGCACCTGTTCCGCGTGGCGGGCAGCCTGGACTCCATGGTGCTGGGCGAGGCGCAGATTCTCGGCCAGGTGAAGGACGCCTTCGAGCGGGGCCAGGGCGCGGGCGCGGTGCGCGGCGAGCTGACGCGCGCGTGCGCGGCGGCCTTCAGCTGCGCCAAGCGCGTGCGCACGGAGACGGCCATCGGCCGCGCGTCCACGTCCATGGCGGCCGCGGCGGTGCAGCTGGCCAGCAAGGTCTTCGACGGGCTGGGCGGCAAGACGGTGCTGGTGGTGGGCGCCGGGGAGATGGGCGAGCTGGCGGCGCGCCACCTGAAGCAGGCGGGCGCCACGAAGCTGTTCGTCACCAACCGCACCCTGGCCCGCGCGGAGGCGCTGGCAGCCGACGTGGGCGGCACGGCGCGGCCCTTCGAGGAGCTGTTCGCGCTGCTGGCCGCCGCGGACGTGGTGGTGTGCAGCACCGCGTCGCCGGTGCCCATCTTCACGAAGGAGAACGTCGGCGCGGTGGGCCGGGCGCGCCGTGGCCGGCCGCTGTTCATGGTGGACCTGGCGGTGCCGCGCGACATCGACCCGGGCGTGGGCACGCTGGACTGGGTGCACGCCTACGATGTGGACGACATCCAGAAGTTCGTCGCGGACAATGCCGCGGCGCGCGCCGAAGAGGCCCAGAAGGCGGGGGTGCTGGTGGCGCAGGAGGTGGCCCGCTTCGTCAAGGAGCGCGCGCTGCGCGAGGGCACGCCGGTGCTGGCCCGCCTGCGGCAGCGCGCGGAGGCCATTGCCCGCGCCGAGGTGGAGCGCACGCTGGGCACCCTGGGCGACGGGCTCAACGACAAGCAGCGCAAGAGCATCGAGGCCATGGGGCGCGCCATCGTCAACAAGCTGCTGCACGAGCCGACCTCGCGCCTGCGCGCCGTGGGCCCGGAGGGCGAGGGCAACCGGCTGGCCGGCGCCGCCGCGGAGCTGTTCGGCCTGCTGGAGGACGAGGCCGCGGACCCGTCCGCCGCCTCGGGGGGCTCGCATGGCTCCTCGAACACGGTGACGCAGGTGATGGCCGCCCCGCAGGTCGCCACGGGGGCGAAGCGATGA
- a CDS encoding cytochrome C assembly family protein yields MSHTLVSLACHAYGIAAVLYLTYLVRQSDALATAGRVLVGGGLVLHGVALFELLGAQGGRPVGLAQGFSALAFLLLAIFLALDVRYRRPVIGAFLTPLAVTVLLPGLLMNGGQSPLPPGVRQPLLPLHITLALLGLAAFAVAAGVGVMYVLMERQVKAKRFGLLFSRLPSLEFLDTLNRRLVVWGFIALSVTVTTGAFFVSTTPGPWTPDGKTVATLVAWAVFAALVNARIFAGWRGRRVAFLTMAGFCLMLVSFLSSYDVASPTAAAMRLP; encoded by the coding sequence ATGAGCCATACGCTCGTCTCGCTCGCCTGCCACGCCTACGGCATCGCCGCCGTGCTGTACCTCACCTACCTCGTGCGCCAGTCCGACGCGCTGGCCACGGCCGGACGCGTGCTGGTGGGCGGCGGCCTGGTGCTGCACGGCGTGGCCCTCTTCGAGCTGCTCGGAGCCCAGGGCGGACGGCCCGTGGGGCTGGCCCAGGGCTTCTCCGCGCTGGCCTTCCTGCTGCTGGCCATCTTCCTCGCGCTGGACGTGCGCTACCGCCGGCCCGTCATCGGCGCGTTCCTCACGCCGCTGGCGGTGACGGTGCTGCTGCCGGGCCTGCTGATGAACGGGGGCCAGTCGCCGCTGCCGCCGGGGGTGCGCCAGCCGCTGCTGCCGCTGCACATCACCCTTGCGCTGCTGGGGCTGGCGGCGTTCGCCGTCGCCGCGGGGGTGGGCGTCATGTACGTCCTCATGGAGCGGCAGGTGAAGGCCAAGCGCTTCGGGCTGCTCTTCTCGCGGCTGCCCTCGCTGGAGTTCCTGGACACGCTCAACCGGCGGCTGGTGGTGTGGGGCTTCATCGCGCTGTCCGTCACGGTGACGACGGGCGCCTTCTTCGTCAGCACCACGCCGGGCCCGTGGACGCCGGACGGGAAGACGGTGGCCACGCTGGTGGCCTGGGCCGTCTTCGCCGCGCTCGTGAATGCGCGCATCTTCGCCGGGTGGCGGGGGCGCCGGGTGGCGTTCCTCACCATGGCGGGCTTCTGCCTGATGCTGGTGTCCTTCCTGTCCTCCTACGACGTGGCGTCGCCGACGGCCGCGGCCATGAGGTTGCCGTGA
- the trxA gene encoding thioredoxin has protein sequence MAGENVTNIGDGDFAQQVLQSQEPVLVDFWATWCAPCRAIAPALDALATQYKGQVKFTKLNIDDNQDTPQQYGIRSIPTLLIFKGGQVVEQIVGAVPKARIEAALQKLTQ, from the coding sequence ATGGCAGGCGAGAACGTGACGAACATCGGGGATGGAGACTTCGCGCAGCAGGTGCTGCAATCGCAGGAGCCCGTGCTGGTGGACTTCTGGGCCACGTGGTGCGCGCCCTGCCGGGCCATCGCTCCGGCGCTCGACGCCCTGGCCACCCAGTACAAGGGCCAGGTGAAGTTCACCAAGCTCAACATCGACGACAACCAGGACACGCCGCAGCAGTACGGCATCCGCTCCATCCCCACCCTGCTCATCTTCAAGGGCGGCCAGGTCGTGGAGCAGATTGTCGGCGCGGTGCCCAAGGCCCGCATCGAGGCGGCGCTCCAGAAGCTGACGCAGTAG
- a CDS encoding polyphosphate kinase 2 family protein: MSLAGVDLGATVGDQDAYEKEVKALQERVFRLQIDTYLAGRKAVLVFEGWDASGKGGAIRRLTSLMDPRGYKVWPIAAPSEEERRHHYLWRFWRKTPGTGELCIFDRSWYGRVLVERVEGFARPAEWRRAYDEINAFERMLTDDGVRMAKFFIHIDKKTQLQRFRAREKDPLKQYKLGPEDWRNRERWRKYEGAIQEMLDRTHRPDAPWHVVPGNDKRYSRLEVLRRCAELLA; this comes from the coding sequence GTGTCGCTGGCTGGGGTGGACCTGGGCGCCACGGTGGGGGACCAGGACGCGTATGAGAAAGAGGTAAAAGCGCTCCAGGAGCGTGTCTTCCGCCTGCAGATCGACACGTACCTGGCGGGGCGCAAGGCGGTGCTCGTCTTCGAGGGCTGGGACGCGTCCGGGAAGGGAGGTGCCATCCGGCGGCTCACCTCCTTGATGGACCCCCGGGGCTACAAGGTGTGGCCCATCGCCGCGCCCTCAGAGGAGGAGCGGCGTCACCACTACCTCTGGCGCTTCTGGCGCAAGACGCCGGGGACGGGGGAGCTGTGCATCTTCGACCGCAGCTGGTACGGCCGGGTGCTGGTGGAGCGGGTGGAGGGCTTCGCCCGGCCGGCCGAGTGGCGGCGCGCCTACGATGAAATCAATGCCTTCGAGCGGATGCTCACGGACGACGGCGTGCGGATGGCGAAGTTCTTCATCCACATCGACAAGAAGACGCAGCTCCAACGGTTTCGCGCGAGGGAAAAAGATCCTCTCAAGCAATACAAGCTGGGGCCCGAGGACTGGCGCAACCGCGAGAGGTGGAGGAAGTACGAGGGCGCCATCCAGGAGATGCTGGACCGCACGCACCGCCCGGACGCGCCGTGGCACGTGGTGCCGGGAAACGACAAGCGCTACTCACGGCTCGAGGTGCTTCGCCGGTGCGCCGAGCTGCTGGCGTGA